Proteins encoded together in one Triticum dicoccoides isolate Atlit2015 ecotype Zavitan chromosome 7B, WEW_v2.0, whole genome shotgun sequence window:
- the LOC119340352 gene encoding thaumatin-like protein 1, with the protein MAQPSLLLGSPASVVLLLLTFFQGPVVNAITFTFANRCTDTVWPGLLSGSTSPPLETTGFALSPGQSRSIYGPTGWSGRFWARSGCDFNGGKGTCVTGDCGSGEIECRGAGATPPATLAEFTLDGDGGKDFYDVSLVDGYNLPMLVQPSVPGCPDTGCLVDLNERCPSELRSGGGLACRSACEAFGKPEYCCNGAYGNPDTCHPSQYSQLFKSACPKSYSYAYDDATSTFTCNHTDYTITFCPQSNPYSGKPKHALRRPSHEQLEDDVWLASLKKTSGARGSTMASWSASGGFQAALAIVVAVVLAEAQGGHPRFSLL; encoded by the exons ATGGCTCAGCCGTCGCTGCTCCTCGGCTCTCCGGCATCGGTCGTCCTCCTCCTTCTCACCTTCTTCCAAG GGCCGGTAGTGAACGCCATCACGTTCACCTTCGCCAACCGGTGCACGGACACGGTGTGGCCCGGGTTGCTCTCGGGCTCCACCTCGCCGCCGCTGGAGACCACCGGCTTCGCGCTCTCGCCGGGCCAGTCGCGCTCAATCTACGGGCCGACAGGCTGGTCGGGCCGCTTCTGGGCGCGCTCTGGCTGTGATTTCAACGGCGGCAAGGGCACCTGCGTCACGGGGGACTGCGGCTCCGGCGAGATAGAGTGCCGCGGCGCCGGGGCCACCCCGCCCGCCACGCTCGCGGAGTTCACCCTCGACGGCGACGGCGGGAAGGACTTCTACGACGTCAGCCTCGTCGACGGCTACAACCTGCCCATGCTGGTGCAGCCGTCCGTGCCTGGGTGCCCCGACACTGGGTGCCTAGTTGACCTCAACGAGCGCTGCCCCTCGGAGCTCCGCTCTGGCGGCGGCCTGGCCTGCCGCAGCGCCTGCGAGGCCTTCGGCAAGCCCGAATACTGCTGCAACGGCGCATACGGGAACCCTGACACGTGCCACCCCTCCCAGTACTCGCAGCTCTTCAAGTCGGCATGCCCAAAGTCCTACAGCTACGCCTACGACGACGCCACCTCCACCTTCACCTGCAACCACACTGATTACACCATTACCTTCTGCCCGCAGTCCAATCCTTACAG TGGCAAACCGAAGCACGCATTGCGGAGGCCGAGCCATGAGCAGCTTGAAGACGACGTGTGGCTGGCATCTTTGAAGAAAACCAGCGGCGCCCGTGGAAGCACCATGGCATCGTGGTCGGCGTCCGGAGGTTTCCAAGCCGCCTTGGCAATTGTTGTGGCGGTCGTGCTTGCCGAGGCACAGGGGGGTCATCCCCGTTTCAGCTTGTTATGA